The Heyndrickxia vini genome contains a region encoding:
- a CDS encoding TIGR00282 family metallophosphoesterase, whose translation MKILFVGDVVGSPGREMISEYLPKLKSKYRPELTIVNGENAAGGRGITDKIYRQFLNDGANIVTLGNHSWDNKDIFEFIDQAKYLVRPGNFPEGTPGTGVSFVKVNGIEAAVISLQGRTFLPAIDCPFKTAEELIKKAKTKTNIIFVDFHAEATSEKQAMGWFLDGKVTAVVGTHTHVQTADNRILPNGTAYLTDVGMTGPYDGILGMERGAVIKKFITSLPVRFEVPKEGRKQLSACLIDLDRKTGKANKIETILINDDHLFIAE comes from the coding sequence ATGAAAATATTATTTGTTGGGGATGTAGTTGGCTCCCCGGGACGGGAAATGATTTCAGAATACTTACCTAAATTAAAATCAAAATATCGTCCTGAATTAACGATTGTCAATGGTGAAAACGCCGCTGGAGGCCGGGGAATTACGGATAAAATTTATCGGCAATTTTTAAACGATGGGGCAAACATAGTTACTTTAGGTAACCATTCATGGGACAATAAAGACATATTTGAATTCATTGACCAAGCCAAATACTTGGTTAGACCAGGGAATTTTCCTGAAGGAACTCCCGGAACAGGGGTATCTTTTGTCAAGGTTAATGGAATTGAAGCAGCAGTTATAAGTTTGCAAGGGCGTACATTTCTGCCGGCAATCGACTGTCCCTTTAAGACAGCGGAAGAGCTGATTAAAAAAGCAAAAACGAAAACCAATATTATATTTGTTGATTTTCATGCAGAGGCAACAAGCGAAAAGCAGGCGATGGGCTGGTTTTTAGATGGTAAAGTTACTGCGGTAGTTGGTACACATACACATGTACAAACAGCTGATAATCGGATATTACCGAATGGAACTGCCTATTTAACTGACGTAGGGATGACTGGTCCATATGACGGGATATTAGGTATGGAACGTGGAGCAGTTATAAAGAAATTTATAACAAGTCTGCCAGTTCGATTTGAAGTGCCTAAAGAGGGTAGAAAGCAGCTTAGTGCCTGTCTTATTGACTTGGATAGGAAGACTGGAAAAGCGAATAAAATAGAAACTATTCTTATAAATGACGATCATTTATTTATAGCAGAGTAA
- the rny gene encoding ribonuclease Y, with the protein MEPISVIISILLGLVGVVVGYLLRKSIAEAKIAGAKNAAEQIIEDAKREAEALKKEALLEAKDENHKLRTDIESELRERRNELQKQENRLLQKEENLDRKDESLDKREATLEKKEDSLNQRQQHIEAMESKVDEMMQKQKTELERISSLTRDEAKAIIIKKVENELSHDLGMMIKESENRAKEEADKKAKNILSLAIQRCAAEHVAETTVSVVNLPNDEMKGRIIGREGRNIRTLETLTGIDLIIDDTPEAVILSGFDPIRRETARIALEKLVQDGRIHPARIEEMVDKARREVDEHIREIGEQTTFEVDVHGLHPDLIKILGRMKFRTSYGQNVLKHSIEVAHLSGLLAAELGEDERLARRAGLLHDIGKAVDHEVEGSHVEIGVELATKYKEHPVVINSIASHHGDTEPTSIISVLVAAADALSAARPGARSETLENYIRRLEKLEEISESYDGVDKSFAIQAGREVRIMVKPEQINDLEAHRLARDIRKRIEGELDYPGHIKVTVIRETRAVEYAK; encoded by the coding sequence ATGGAACCTATTAGTGTAATCATCTCCATTTTGCTTGGCCTCGTCGGTGTAGTTGTTGGTTATCTTTTACGCAAGTCCATTGCTGAAGCAAAAATAGCAGGAGCAAAAAATGCCGCCGAACAAATCATTGAAGATGCGAAGCGTGAGGCAGAAGCTTTAAAGAAAGAAGCCCTGTTAGAAGCGAAGGATGAAAATCATAAACTTCGTACTGATATTGAAAGTGAACTTCGTGAACGAAGAAATGAATTGCAAAAACAAGAAAATCGATTATTGCAGAAGGAGGAGAACCTCGACCGCAAAGATGAATCTTTAGATAAGCGTGAAGCGACGCTTGAAAAGAAAGAGGACTCTCTTAATCAAAGACAACAACATATAGAAGCGATGGAAAGCAAAGTGGATGAGATGATGCAGAAACAAAAGACTGAACTTGAACGCATCTCTAGCCTAACCCGTGACGAAGCAAAAGCGATTATTATCAAAAAGGTAGAAAATGAGCTTTCGCACGACTTAGGAATGATGATTAAAGAAAGCGAAAATCGCGCGAAAGAAGAAGCGGATAAAAAGGCAAAAAACATCCTTTCACTTGCCATTCAACGATGTGCTGCGGAACATGTTGCAGAAACAACAGTCTCTGTAGTGAATCTGCCGAACGATGAAATGAAAGGACGAATTATCGGTCGTGAAGGACGGAATATTCGAACGCTTGAAACGTTGACTGGTATTGATCTTATAATAGATGATACACCTGAAGCAGTTATTCTTTCAGGTTTTGACCCTATTCGTAGAGAAACAGCGCGTATCGCATTAGAGAAATTAGTTCAAGATGGCCGCATCCATCCAGCACGAATCGAAGAAATGGTGGATAAGGCAAGACGCGAAGTAGACGAACATATCCGAGAAATTGGTGAGCAGACTACTTTTGAAGTCGATGTACATGGTCTCCATCCAGATCTAATCAAAATATTAGGTCGAATGAAATTCCGTACAAGTTACGGACAAAATGTATTAAAACATTCTATTGAAGTCGCCCATTTATCAGGCCTTTTAGCGGCTGAATTAGGGGAAGATGAAAGACTTGCCCGCCGAGCAGGACTTCTTCATGATATTGGAAAAGCTGTTGATCATGAAGTTGAAGGAAGTCATGTGGAAATTGGGGTTGAGCTAGCGACTAAGTACAAAGAACACCCAGTAGTTATTAATAGTATAGCTTCTCACCATGGTGATACTGAGCCAACTTCCATTATCTCTGTATTAGTTGCCGCTGCAGATGCATTGTCGGCAGCAAGACCGGGGGCTCGTAGTGAAACTTTAGAAAACTATATTCGACGACTTGAAAAGCTAGAAGAAATATCTGAATCATATGATGGTGTCGACAAATCATTTGCGATACAAGCAGGACGAGAAGTACGAATCATGGTTAAACCAGAACAAATTAATGACCTTGAGGCACATCGCTTAGCTCGTGATATACGGAAGCGAATAGAAGGGGAATTAGATTATCCTGGACATATAAAGGTAACAGTTATTCGTGAAACAAGGGCTGTTGAATATGCAAAATAA